Proteins co-encoded in one Phytoactinopolyspora mesophila genomic window:
- a CDS encoding GH1 family beta-glucosidase: MTESTGTTDVAFSPGFLWGAATSSYQIEGSLDADGRGESVWDVFARRPGAIEDGGDASVACDSYRRWPEDIDLISRMNLGAYRFSVAWSRIMPEGRGRVEKRGLDHYERFVDALLERDIVPVLTLNHWDMPQALMADGGWAGRSSVDAFAEYTVAVADRLADRVQWWITQNEPWIIALLGYRLGLHAPGIRDLGASVAAGHHVMLAHGAGADVLRRYPGVQVGAALNLLPCVPASDDERDVAAAWASDGYCNRWHLDPLFGKGYPADMREHYERALGRELTEIRSGDEAAIAGRSDFLAVNYYTRRVMAAAEPDGADQPFPWRVVSPREQVPRTDEGTEISPGTFRDLLLRLHREYDGVPLIIAENGGIFADTPMHDGRIRDVRRQTFLRQHVTAMAEAAAAGADVRGYLHWSLLDNFEWALGYRPRFGLVHVDYRTGERTIKDSGLLYAELARTGRLPAAGFLQGAAGTAPSSVNP; the protein is encoded by the coding sequence ATGACCGAATCGACCGGCACCACGGACGTGGCGTTCTCGCCGGGCTTTCTCTGGGGCGCCGCCACCTCGTCGTACCAGATCGAAGGAAGCCTCGATGCTGACGGCCGTGGGGAGTCTGTCTGGGACGTCTTCGCCCGGCGGCCAGGCGCGATCGAGGACGGCGGCGACGCCTCCGTGGCGTGCGACTCGTATCGGCGCTGGCCGGAGGATATCGACCTGATCAGCCGGATGAACCTCGGGGCGTACCGGTTCTCGGTGGCGTGGTCGCGGATCATGCCAGAGGGCCGGGGGCGGGTGGAGAAACGTGGACTCGATCACTACGAACGTTTCGTCGATGCACTGCTCGAACGGGACATCGTCCCGGTGCTCACGCTGAACCATTGGGACATGCCGCAAGCGCTGATGGCCGACGGCGGCTGGGCCGGGCGCTCCAGCGTCGACGCATTCGCCGAGTACACGGTGGCCGTCGCTGACCGGCTGGCAGACCGGGTGCAGTGGTGGATCACCCAGAACGAGCCATGGATCATCGCGCTGCTCGGCTACCGCCTGGGGCTGCACGCACCAGGTATTCGGGACCTTGGCGCGTCGGTGGCCGCGGGACATCACGTGATGCTGGCGCACGGGGCGGGAGCCGACGTCCTCCGGCGCTATCCGGGTGTTCAGGTCGGTGCGGCCTTGAACCTGCTGCCCTGCGTACCTGCGTCGGACGACGAGCGCGACGTCGCCGCGGCCTGGGCATCGGACGGTTACTGCAATCGCTGGCACCTCGATCCCTTGTTCGGCAAGGGGTACCCGGCCGACATGCGCGAGCACTACGAGCGGGCACTCGGACGGGAGCTCACCGAGATCCGTTCCGGCGACGAGGCCGCGATCGCCGGGCGCAGCGACTTCCTCGCGGTCAACTACTACACCCGCCGGGTGATGGCGGCGGCCGAGCCGGACGGCGCGGACCAGCCCTTCCCGTGGCGGGTGGTCTCGCCTCGGGAGCAGGTGCCGCGCACCGACGAAGGCACCGAGATCTCGCCCGGCACGTTCCGCGACCTGCTGCTCCGGCTGCACCGCGAGTACGACGGCGTACCCTTGATCATCGCGGAGAACGGCGGCATCTTCGCGGACACGCCGATGCACGACGGCCGGATCCGCGATGTCCGGCGGCAAACCTTCCTCCGTCAGCATGTGACCGCGATGGCCGAGGCGGCGGCGGCCGGGGCCGACGTCCGTGGCTACCTGCACTGGTCCCTGCTGGACAACTTCGAATGGGCACTCGGCTACCGGCCTCGGTTCGGCCTGGTCCACGTGGACTACCGCACCGGCGAGCGCACCATCAAGGACTCCGGACTCCTGTACGCCGAGCTGGCTCGCACCGGCCGGCTGCCTGCTGCGGGCTTCCTGCAGGGTGCCGCCGGCACCGCTCCGAGCAGCGTCAACCCCTGA
- a CDS encoding glycoside hydrolase family 2 protein: MKTTIDLSGPAWSVREALGDTWRWYVDKPVTARNNVGEATARAGLAPGWLPARVPGSVIGDLSRAGELPDPYVARNSRCAEWVAARSWVYRREFGAPAPAPGERAVLCFDGVDPGARVYVDAVEVGTLDGLYRPGRFDVTELVADGGAHRLAVVIPPAPPGEPQVGRTDRVTRHAPRMGYGWDFCPRLIHQGIWRDVRLEIGTVHLSDLRVRAELDADLGSSRVHVAAVLEAADGASPAVKIAVRDPYGVTVADTDASVVDLDADKNSVASPAPRSHRFTTVVHVSAPLLWWPKGMGEQRLYTVEVRVSDTAGQAVQHTTTVGFRHVEMRPNTGGPAGALPYTAVVNHRPMELIGWNWAPADALYGEIDQSKVEHLIDLAARCGARILRVWGGGLIETEQFYDACDRAGLFVWQEFSQSSSGMQSAPSTSPGFVEHLREEARVVVPSRTHHPALLMWGGGNELEDDHGPLNETRSLALTALRDEVARLDPGRHWVPTSPTGPVFHNRLDVIDVRPDDMHDVHGPWEHQGLEAHYTLYNQGRALAHTEFGVEGMANRRLWRSLVPAADRWPTGRDNPVYRHLGDWWNNTEVVQDCFGGRLRTPDQVRRASQFLQATGLAYAVEADRRRWPRSSMVIPWQLAESYPNGWCTAVIDHSGEPKLAYHAVARAYLPERVTARVDRMAHDGGHAAVEAWIWSEPGRAEGGQVTAKLLTSAGGEVAAESWSVPGRVDQPGAAGMLMADLAGVGDLGDPVLFWDLEWRAADSSLIDRERVVLSSGPNLAPMLDLGRAELRVDVTSRSDDASTLVRVEHAGGPAVVGLQLSDDRPAGLAGWAVVDLDPRPLLPGETREFAVTWRSAPPSRRLLLESWNTDPLIVEDIAS; encoded by the coding sequence ATGAAGACGACGATCGATCTCAGCGGTCCGGCCTGGTCCGTGCGCGAAGCTCTGGGTGACACCTGGCGGTGGTATGTCGACAAACCGGTGACCGCGCGAAACAACGTCGGGGAGGCCACCGCGAGGGCCGGGCTGGCGCCAGGCTGGTTACCCGCGCGCGTGCCTGGTTCCGTCATCGGCGACCTGTCTCGCGCCGGTGAGCTCCCCGATCCATACGTCGCGCGCAATTCGCGGTGCGCCGAGTGGGTCGCCGCCCGCTCCTGGGTGTATCGCCGCGAGTTCGGCGCACCGGCCCCGGCACCGGGAGAACGGGCCGTGCTGTGCTTCGACGGGGTTGATCCGGGTGCTCGCGTCTACGTCGACGCCGTCGAGGTGGGCACACTCGACGGGCTGTACCGGCCCGGCCGGTTCGACGTCACCGAACTCGTCGCCGATGGCGGTGCACACCGGCTCGCGGTGGTGATACCGCCGGCGCCTCCCGGCGAGCCCCAGGTAGGCCGCACGGACCGGGTGACACGGCACGCACCGCGCATGGGTTATGGCTGGGACTTTTGTCCACGACTCATCCACCAGGGCATCTGGCGCGATGTCCGCCTCGAGATCGGCACTGTGCATCTGAGCGATCTGCGCGTCCGAGCTGAGCTCGACGCGGATCTCGGGAGTAGCCGGGTTCATGTCGCTGCCGTGCTCGAGGCCGCGGACGGCGCGTCACCGGCCGTGAAAATCGCCGTTCGTGACCCGTACGGGGTCACGGTGGCCGACACGGATGCGAGTGTCGTCGACCTGGACGCCGACAAGAACAGTGTGGCGTCGCCTGCGCCGCGCTCCCACCGGTTCACCACGGTCGTACACGTGTCGGCGCCGTTGCTGTGGTGGCCGAAAGGGATGGGCGAGCAGCGGCTGTACACGGTGGAAGTACGGGTGTCCGATACGGCCGGCCAGGCTGTCCAGCACACGACCACGGTGGGTTTCCGGCACGTCGAGATGCGGCCCAATACCGGTGGTCCCGCTGGAGCCCTGCCCTACACCGCCGTGGTGAACCACCGCCCGATGGAGCTGATCGGCTGGAACTGGGCACCTGCGGACGCGCTCTACGGCGAGATCGATCAATCCAAGGTGGAGCACCTGATCGACCTGGCGGCACGTTGCGGTGCCAGGATCCTGCGGGTGTGGGGCGGCGGGCTGATCGAGACTGAACAGTTCTACGACGCCTGCGACCGCGCCGGGCTGTTTGTCTGGCAAGAGTTCTCTCAGTCCAGCTCCGGCATGCAGAGCGCGCCGTCAACGTCTCCCGGCTTCGTGGAGCACCTGCGCGAGGAGGCGCGTGTCGTCGTTCCCAGCCGCACCCATCACCCAGCTCTGCTGATGTGGGGCGGCGGAAACGAACTCGAGGACGACCACGGCCCCCTGAACGAGACCCGGTCGCTCGCGCTCACCGCCCTGCGCGACGAGGTGGCGCGCCTGGACCCTGGACGGCATTGGGTTCCGACGTCACCAACCGGGCCTGTGTTCCATAACCGGCTCGACGTGATCGACGTGCGGCCGGACGACATGCATGATGTTCACGGGCCTTGGGAGCATCAGGGACTTGAGGCGCACTACACGCTCTACAATCAGGGCCGGGCGCTGGCCCACACCGAGTTCGGCGTTGAGGGGATGGCCAACCGCAGGTTGTGGCGTTCGCTGGTGCCCGCCGCGGACCGTTGGCCGACCGGCCGCGACAACCCGGTTTATCGGCACCTGGGCGATTGGTGGAACAACACCGAAGTGGTCCAAGACTGCTTCGGCGGGCGCCTGCGTACGCCGGATCAGGTCCGGCGGGCCAGCCAGTTCCTCCAGGCCACCGGGCTGGCCTACGCGGTGGAAGCGGACCGGCGGCGCTGGCCCAGAAGCTCTATGGTCATTCCGTGGCAGCTGGCCGAGTCCTATCCGAACGGATGGTGCACGGCCGTCATCGATCATTCGGGTGAGCCCAAGCTTGCCTATCATGCGGTGGCCCGCGCCTATCTGCCTGAGCGGGTCACGGCGAGGGTGGACAGGATGGCGCACGACGGCGGCCACGCCGCCGTCGAAGCATGGATATGGTCCGAGCCTGGGCGTGCGGAAGGTGGACAGGTCACCGCCAAACTGCTGACCAGCGCAGGCGGGGAGGTGGCTGCAGAAAGCTGGTCCGTGCCGGGACGAGTCGACCAGCCGGGTGCCGCCGGAATGTTGATGGCCGATCTGGCGGGAGTGGGCGATCTCGGCGACCCGGTGCTGTTCTGGGACCTCGAATGGCGGGCGGCCGACTCGTCGTTGATCGACCGGGAGCGGGTCGTGCTGTCGTCCGGCCCGAACCTCGCTCCGATGCTGGACCTGGGCCGTGCCGAGCTACGGGTGGACGTCACGTCACGGAGCGACGATGCGAGCACTCTGGTGCGGGTGGAGCATGCCGGCGGCCCGGCCGTCGTCGGCCTTCAGCTCAGTGACGACCGACCTGCGGGACTTGCGGGCTGGGCCGTCGTCGACCTCGATCCTCGCCCGCTGTTACCCGGCGAAACGCGAGAATTCGCAGTCACGTGGCGCTCGGCCCCGCCATCCCGGCGACTGCTCCTGGAGTCCTGGAACACCGACCCCTTGATCGTGGAGGACATCGCATCATGA
- a CDS encoding carbohydrate ABC transporter permease, whose translation MTAGAIGTEHVDDAGAPDAPRPAQARVPPRPKKRKITLKTILLFTALGAVTLVFIYPFIWLLSASFKPQGEVFDNKILPETFTFDNYINVWQQAPMLLWLWNTIFVTVLAAVAVTISSALVAWGFSYFRFRGRNFLFGIVLATMMLPGAVTMIPQFLIWNNLGMVNTLTPLWAQNLFGSAFYIFLLRQFFLGLPRDLFDAAKIDGANNWTIFARVAAPLCKPALIITLIFEFQAAWTDLMRPLIYLRDSDKFTVPRGLKSLLDQYGFGGNWHWEIVVTASVITTIPMIILFFLGQRHFVQGIATTGTKG comes from the coding sequence ATGACGGCCGGCGCGATCGGGACCGAACACGTCGACGATGCCGGCGCGCCCGATGCCCCCAGGCCTGCGCAGGCGAGGGTTCCGCCGCGGCCGAAGAAGCGCAAGATCACGCTGAAGACGATCCTGCTCTTCACCGCGCTGGGCGCCGTCACGCTGGTGTTCATCTACCCGTTCATCTGGCTGCTCAGCGCGTCGTTCAAGCCGCAGGGTGAAGTCTTCGACAACAAGATCCTTCCCGAGACGTTCACCTTCGACAACTACATCAACGTCTGGCAGCAGGCGCCGATGTTGTTGTGGCTGTGGAACACCATCTTCGTCACGGTGCTGGCGGCCGTCGCGGTCACCATCTCGAGTGCGCTGGTGGCCTGGGGGTTCTCGTACTTCCGATTCCGGGGCCGGAACTTCCTGTTCGGCATCGTGCTCGCCACGATGATGCTGCCCGGCGCGGTGACGATGATTCCCCAGTTCCTCATCTGGAACAACCTGGGCATGGTCAACACGCTGACCCCGCTGTGGGCGCAGAATCTCTTCGGTAGCGCGTTCTACATCTTCCTGCTCCGGCAGTTCTTCCTCGGCCTGCCCCGGGACCTCTTCGACGCGGCCAAGATCGACGGCGCCAACAACTGGACGATCTTCGCCCGGGTCGCGGCTCCGTTGTGTAAACCGGCGCTGATCATCACGCTGATCTTTGAGTTCCAGGCCGCCTGGACCGATCTGATGCGGCCGCTGATCTATCTGCGCGACAGCGACAAGTTCACGGTGCCGCGGGGTTTGAAGTCGTTGCTCGATCAGTACGGATTCGGTGGCAACTGGCACTGGGAGATCGTGGTGACCGCGAGTGTGATCACCACTATTCCGATGATCATCTTGTTCTTCCTGGGGCAGCGGCACTTCGTCCAGGGCATCGCCACAACCGGCACCAAGGGGTGA
- a CDS encoding carbohydrate ABC transporter permease, translating into MTATTAASPGAPSDTSALRAKRISRRRNTRAALLFISPWIIGFLVFTAWPIIYSGYLSLTNYDVINDPEFIGLDNYQRMLEDPKIRLALWNTFYFTVLQVPLYVMVSLALALLLYKAGRSAGFFRTAFFLPKMTPPVAVGILLLLLFNGQDGLINTVLGWVGIDGPAWTTDPTWVKPGLILISLWSVGSSVIILLAALQNVPQEMYDSARVDGANWWQQTFKITLPMISGAIFFIFIVNTIAAFQTFTEAYTAYFGAGNTTYSNDAALFYVIYLFQQGFEFLNMGYASAMAWLLFLIIMVFTAVQMTISKRFVYYEGEQR; encoded by the coding sequence TTGACAGCCACCACAGCCGCTTCGCCTGGAGCGCCGAGTGACACCTCGGCGCTCCGGGCGAAACGGATCAGCCGCAGGCGTAACACCCGCGCCGCCCTGCTGTTCATCAGCCCGTGGATCATCGGCTTCCTGGTCTTCACCGCATGGCCGATCATCTACAGCGGGTACCTGTCGCTGACCAACTACGACGTCATCAACGATCCCGAGTTCATCGGGCTCGACAACTACCAGCGCATGCTCGAGGACCCGAAAATTCGCCTTGCGCTGTGGAACACGTTCTACTTCACGGTCCTGCAGGTTCCGCTTTACGTGATGGTGTCGCTGGCGCTTGCCCTCCTGCTTTACAAGGCCGGCCGGTCGGCCGGCTTCTTCCGCACGGCGTTCTTCTTGCCGAAGATGACCCCGCCGGTGGCAGTCGGGATTCTTCTCCTGCTGCTGTTCAACGGGCAGGACGGCTTGATCAACACTGTGCTGGGCTGGGTCGGTATCGACGGCCCGGCGTGGACGACGGATCCCACGTGGGTGAAACCCGGCCTCATTCTGATCAGCTTGTGGTCGGTCGGCTCGTCGGTGATCATCTTGCTTGCGGCCTTGCAGAACGTGCCGCAGGAGATGTACGACTCCGCACGGGTCGACGGCGCGAACTGGTGGCAACAGACGTTCAAGATCACGCTGCCGATGATCAGCGGTGCGATCTTCTTCATCTTCATCGTGAACACCATCGCCGCGTTCCAGACATTCACCGAGGCCTATACCGCGTACTTCGGCGCGGGCAACACGACCTACAGCAATGACGCCGCGCTCTTCTACGTCATCTACCTGTTCCAGCAGGGCTTCGAGTTCCTCAACATGGGTTACGCGTCCGCCATGGCGTGGCTGCTGTTCCTCATCATCATGGTCTTCACCGCCGTGCAGATGACGATCAGCAAGCGCTTCGTCTACTACGAAGGGGAGCAGCGATGA